One window of the Podospora pseudocomata strain CBS 415.72m chromosome 7, whole genome shotgun sequence genome contains the following:
- the MDM10 gene encoding Mitochondrial distribution and morphology protein 10 (COG:U; BUSCO:EOG09262TUR; EggNog:ENOG503P05I), protein MREFMQYFRNAFYGATGWSEDNSYKDLNVTARELIDFPLPRGIRLSLSSLATPHFATSYQLCNVGVVDGSISYLHSSVPLAAVPAQSDKIPLGALMRSYRGLHQLGSRGGTPWSWETGPQIGTIPQVPAVADMGQVPNKDKSSLLYGRLYLPQSLLEAMVIKRFSSTLQVQISAVSEQSLRNGGTMLSVVQYDRGKYGVEGLYSTDGGLLGLRGLYNFGGDASVAVMGSQNGAGSPESTEKERIYGRFSAGGEMYYGTLNKSGGMSLGARFATLPTHKGTPLTATLTINPLMGNINTTYAVLAKDFLAMATRMEFNAYSYESDWAVGLELWSNRRPAGFLLGAEPSLDLESDQPELPSKKERSFQAKMEWRLDEPEPEPEPVKIAEKPTEGKEEYLGVFKARLSSNLDLGLVWEGRAKSLIFSLGTGVDLQRLGEPFRSLGLEVQYSS, encoded by the exons ATGCGGGAGTTTATGCAGTATTTCAGAAATGCCTTCTACGGTGCTACAGGATGGAGCGAGGATAACTCCTACAAGGACTTGAACGTGACAGCAAGAG AACTGATTGACTTCCCGTTGCCTCGAGGAATTCGCTTGAGCCTTTCTTCCCTTGCCACGCCACACTTCGCAACCAGCTATCAACTCTGCAATGTAGGCGTCGTCGACGGCTCGATATCATACCTCCACAGCTCGGTCCCCCTGGCTGCCGTTCCTGCCCAGTCCGACAAAATACCGCTAGGGGCTCTTATGAGATCCTACCGCGGGCTGCATCAGCTCGGCTCACGAGGAGGAACACCATGGTCGTGGGAAACTGGTCCTCAGATAGGGACAATCCCCCAGGTACCTGCTGTGGCGGATATGGGTCAGGTCCCGAATAAGGACAAGAGCTCGCTGTTGTATGGTCGGCTGTATCTCCCACAGTCGCTGCTTGAGGCCATGGTAATCAAGCGGTTCAGTTCGACGCTGCAGGTTCAGATATCGGCTGTCAGTGAACAGTCTTTGCGGAACGGAGGTACAATGCTGAGCGTCGTTCAATACGACCGGGGGAAATACGGAGTCGAGGGGCTTTACTCGACCGACGgagggcttcttggcctgAGAGGACTGTATAATTTCGGTGGGGATGCTTCCGTAGCTGTGATGGGTTCCCAAAATGGGGCGGGCAGTCCAGAATCCACGGAAAAGGAACGAATTTATGGCCGTTTCAGCGCTGGAGGAGAAATGTACTATGGGACCTTGAACAAGTCTGGAGGCATGTCCTTGGGTGCACGTTTCGCAACTCTACCCACGCACAAAGGGACGCCGCTCACAGCGACACTTACTATCAACCCGCTCATGGgaaacatcaacaccacataTGCCGTGCTGGCGAAGGACTTTCTTGCCATGGCGACACGGATGGAATTTAACGCGTATAGCTACGAGAGTGACTGGGCTGTCGGTTTAGAGCTATGGAGCAACCGACGACCAGCCGGTTTCCTGCTTGGTGCCGAGCCcagccttgatcttgaatcCGACCAGCCCGAACTTCCGAGCAAAAAGGAGAGAAGTTTCCAGGCAAAGATGGAATGGCGGCTAGACGAACCTGAACCCGAACCCGAACCCGTCAAGATTGCCGAGAAACCAACAGAGGGTAAAGAAGAATACCTGGGCGTGTTCAAGGCCCGGCTCAGTTCCAATCTCGATCTGGGCTTGGTCTGGGAGGGTCGGGCCAAATCACTGATCTTCAGCCTCGGTACTGGTGTGGATTTGCAAAGGTTAGGCGAGCCGTTCCGAAGCTTGGGATTGGAAGTGCAATACTCTTCTTGA
- a CDS encoding hypothetical protein (EggNog:ENOG503NX27; COG:C; CAZy:AA7), with translation MCGVYRCISRAGAIRWPSFKLDICSNRRKAFHQSRRRSPKLKMHLSFATSITLVSLAAANPLSNRLAKRAAIDDCLRTANVPVDAPNSNDWRADSNPFNQRLKYTPVAIAVPTTVAQVQAAVSCAAKVKVKVNPKSGGHSYASFGLGGEDGHFVVQLDRMNAVTYDSATEIATVQAGARLGRVATALYNNGKRAFSHGTCPGVGVAGHSLHGGFGFSSHTYGLAVDAIVGATVVLADSSVVETSQTENPHIFWALRGAGSSFGIVTSLRFKTFAAPSQVTVFAINLPWTNASAIVQGWSTIQDWLKAEMPKEMNGRILGNRMQTQIQGLYHGSQAQLRTAIQPLLTKLNAQISQQQQYDWMGAFSYYTYGQQVDVSRPYNLVETFYSKSLVTPALPSNVLQNVANYWIQKAMSNNRNWFIIIDLYGGANSAITKVASNATAYAFRDPNNHLFLYEFYDRVNFGSYPSNGFEFLDGWVKSFTDGLTTDQWGMYMNYADPTMNRTMAQDVYYRKNLPKLRALKTELDPTELFYYPQAIQPV, from the exons ATGTGCGGGGTTTATAGATGTATATCAAGGGCTGGTGCCATACGTTGGCCCTCGTTCAAGCTTGATATCTGTTCGAATCGAAGAAAAGCTTTTCATCAGAGCAGGCGGCGCAGTCCGAAGCTGAAAATGCATCTCTCGTTTGCTACATCGATCACCTTGGTGAGTTTGGCTGCTGCCAACCCCCTATCGAACCGCTTGGCCAAGCGAGCAGCTATCGATGATTGTCTGCGAACTGCCAATGTGCCTGTTGACGCACCCAACTCGAACGACTGGAGGGCCGAttccaaccccttcaaccaAAGACTCAAATATACACCAGTTGCCATCGCAGTCCCGACCACGGTTGCGCAGGTGCAGGCTGCTGTTTCATGTGCTGCCAAGGTtaaggtcaaggtcaacccCAAGTCTGGTGGACATAGCTATGCATCctttgggcttggtggtgaagatggccACTTCGTGGTGCAGCTGGATCGTATGAACGCTGTCACGTATGACTCGGCAACGGAGATCGCAACCGTCCAAGCCGGTGCTCGTCTTGGCCGCGTCGCGACAGCTCTCTATAACAACGGCAAAAGAGCGTTCAGTCACGGAACATGTCCAGG tgttggggttgctgggcaCTCTCTGCATGGAGGTTTTGGATTCAGCTCTCACACCTACGGCTTGGCCGTCGACGCCATTGTTGGAGCAACCGTGGTGCTCGCGGACTCCAGCGTGGTCGAAACATCCCAAACTGAAAATCCTCACATCTTCTGGGCGCTGCGTGGTGCGGGGTCCAGTTTTGGAATCGTGACGAGTCTCAGGTTCAAAACATTTGCCGCCCCTTCGCAGGTGACGGTTTTTGCCATCAACCTGCCATGGACTAATGCGAGTGCTATTGTACAAGGCTGGTCCACCATTCAAGACTGGCTCAAGGCCGAGATGCCCAAGGAGATGAACGGTCGTATCCTTGGAAACCGCATGCAGACACAGATCCAGGGCCTTTACCACGGTAGCCAGGCTCAACTCCGGACGGCGATTCAACCCCttctcaccaagctcaaTGCACAGATctctcagcaacagcagtatGATTGGATGGGTGCATTCTCCTACTACACCTATGGTCAGCAGGTGGATGTTTCGCGTCCTTACAACTTG GTCGAGACATTCTACAGCAAGAGTCTAGTCACGCCCGCCTTACCCAGTAATGTACTGCAAAACGTTGCCAACTACTGGATCCAAAAAGCCATGTCCAACAATCGTAACtggttcatcatcatcgatcTATATGGCGGTGCCAACTCGGCCATCACAAAGGTGGCCAGCAATGCAACGGCCTATGCGTTTCGCGACCCCAACAATCACCTCTTTCTTTACGAGTTTTACGACCGTGTAAACTTCGGCTCCTACCCATCAAATGGGTTTGAATTCCTAGACGGCTGGGTTAAGAGTTTCACCGATGGGCTCACCACAGACCAATGGGGAATGTACATGAACTACGCCGACCCGACTATGAATCGAACCATGGCGCAGGATGTCTACTACAGAAAGAACCTGCCGAAGCTGAGAGCGCTTAAGACAGAGCTTGATCCCACCGAGCTCTTTTACTACCCACAGGCTATTCAGCCCGTTTGA
- the FAD1 gene encoding 3'-phosphoadenosine 5'-phosphosulfate sulfotransferase (EggNog:ENOG503NYKZ; COG:E; COG:H) has translation MWNSSLELDQSEWVDMFLLVAPDLAAVPRQPLLVHRQPNEQSVTARVITVRAADGERAVGPTSVCRPALTPVHQPTLDCHDVWVGGRPSKSGLASDRGWQGPTFTLPAMSCSFASNNTTAMIHDNAVASQAIPKTNGVAKQGEPAPVAQPPQRTLPDICYELRGKIDAFLTEDITNDNVLRNVQSQIRVSIGVIEEALRRYGLDHLSLSYNGGKDCLVLLILILACLPTCISPPTSSGSVVAAPSEIPTPPSQPPTSEPVESAHSFHINKSLQSIYIVSRHPFTEVEEFVERTAQEYNLDLKRYALPMRPALEAYLLDRPAIRAIFLGTRRTDPHGEFLSHFNPTDAGWPQFMRIHPVIDWHYVEIWAFIRHLNIPFCDLYNRGFTSLGGVTDTRPNPALAVGEGASKFRPAYELRDDDEERLGRDS, from the exons ATGTGGAACTCTTCGCTGGAGCTTGACCAGTCCGAGTGGGTGGATATGTTTTTGTTAGTAGCCCCTGACCTTGCTGCGGTGCCGCGGCAGCCTCTGTTAGTGCATCGGCAGCCAAATGAGCAATCCGTAACAGCGCGTGTAATTACGGTTAGGGCGGCTGACGGAGAACGGGCGGTCGGGCCAACTTCGGTCTGCCGCCCCGCGCTTACCCCTGTCCACCAACCTACCCTAGATTGCCATGATgtctgggttggggggcggCCATCGAAGTCGGGTCTGGCATCTGACAGAGGTTGGCAGGGGCCAACTTTCACTTTACCAGCCATGTCTTGCTCATtcgccagcaacaacaccaccgccatgaTACACGACAACGCCGTCGCTTCCCAGGCCATCCCGAAAACCAACGGAGTTGCGAAGCAAGGAGAACCCGCGCCCGTCGCGCAACCGCCACAGCGCACCCTGCCAGATATCTGCTACGAGCTGCGGGGCAAGATCGATGCCTTCCTTACCGAggacatcaccaacgacaatGTCTTGCGCAATGTGCAGAGCCAGATTCGGGTGTCCATTGGCGTGATCGAGGAGGCGCTGCGCCGATATGG GCTCgatcacctctctctctcgtacAACGGCGGAAAGGACTGTCTCGTGCTTCTGATTTTAATCTTGGCTTGCTTGCCAACTTGCATCAGCCCGCCGACTTCCTCTGGGAGTGTTGTCGCAGCCCCGTCCGAGATTCCGACTCCGCCATCACAACCGCCGACGTCGGAACCCGTTGAATCGGCTCACAGCTTCCACATAAACAAGTCCCTCCAGTCGATATACATTGTTTCTCGTCATCCGTTTaccgaggtcgaggagttTGTGGAGAGAACGGCGCAGGAGTACAATCTCGACCTGAAACGGTATGCGCTACCAATGCGGCCCGCGCTCGAGGCATATCTGCTGGACCGTCCCGCGATCAGAGCCATATTTCTCGGGACAAGACGGACCGACCCCCATGGGGAGTTTCTCTCGCACTTTAACCCCACTGATGCGGGCTGGCCGCAGTTTATGCGCATTCATCCTGTGATCGACTGGCATTATGTTGAAATCTGGGCA TTTATCCGGCATCTTAATATCCCATTTTGCGATCTTTATAACCGTGGCTTCACGTCCCTTGGCGGCGTCACTGATACCCGTCCGAATCCCGCCTTGGCTGTAGGCGAAGGCGCATCTAAATTCCGGCCAGCGTATGAACTTcgggacgatgacgaggagcgCCTTGGCCGAGACTCATAA
- a CDS encoding hypothetical protein (EggNog:ENOG503NVV7; COG:G) → MIHRLVFHLAFACIIQAHAASPTTAKRLIIDTDLFSDVDDAGALLLAATSSSADLLAVNINFPSTYSALAASAILAHYGSNTPIGIRRPLTNVTFFDSWFFELGEYTSKVAYHWSGGSLPWGHAEDAWDPVALYRKILSEAPDQSVTITSIGFFDNLSGLLNSSSDIYSPLSGPDLIAAKVSELVIMGGEYPSGYEYNFWGSNPSITAHVVNTWKGSPITFSGFEIGRNVTSGLRLINEGPRDDPVKAAYVYYGYTTARPSFDPLTVLYAMEGLGDLFEFGVEYGYNHVEQNGSNKWVYDKGVTGQRFLKLKVSEHEAGAEVDRRLLQAAWSTQRDQVLTRQEL, encoded by the exons ATGATTCATCGCCTTGTTTTTCACCTGGCTTTCGCCTGCATAATACAAGCACACGCCGCCTCTCCGACGACAGCAAAACGCCTCATCATAGACACTGATCTATTCAGCGATGTTGA CGACGCCGGAGCCCTGCTGCTCGCAgccacatcatcttccgCCGACCTTCTCGCCGTCAATATCAATTTCCCCTCCACCTACTCGGCCCTGGCAGCATCTGCCATTCTGGCCCATTATGGCAGTAATACTCCCATCGGGATCCGGCGTCCACTGACCAATGTCACGTTCTTCGACTCTTGGTTTTTCGAATTAGGCGAATACACAAGCAAAGTGGCTTATCACTGGTCTGGAGGTTCGTTGCCCTGGGGCCATGCCGAGGATGCCTGGGATCCAGTCGCGCTGTATCGAAAAATCCTCTCCGAAGCCCCTGATCAAAGCGTCACTATCACTTCCATTGGATTCTTCGATAAT TTGTCTGGGCTTCTTAATTCCTCGTCAGATATCTATTCACCGCTTTCAGGTCCCGATCTTATCGCCGCCAAAGTCTCGGAACTGGTAATCATGGGTGGTGAATATCCCTCCGGCTACGAATACAACTTCTGGGGC AGCAATCCATCTATCACCGCTCATGTTGTCAATACTTGGAAGGGCAGCCCAATCACCTTTTCCGGGTTCGAGATAGGGCGAAATGTAACGTCTGGCCTTCGTCTGATCAACGAAGGCCCGCGGGATGACCCGGTCAAGGCTGCGTATGTCTATTACGGGTACACCACAGCCCGTCCGTCCTTCGATCCTCTGACGGTGCTGTATGcaatggaggggttgggtgaTCTCTTTGAATTCGGAGTAGAGTATGGATACAATCACGTTGAACAAAATGGATCAAACAAGTGGGTTTATGACAAGGGGGTCACTGGTCAGCGCTTTTTGAAACTCAAGGTGTCTGAACACGAGGCCGGTGCTGAAGTGGACAGGAGACTGCTTCAGGCAGCATGGTCTACACAGAGAGACCAAGTACTCACTCGACAGGAGCTTTGA
- a CDS encoding hypothetical protein (EggNog:ENOG503P5W7; COG:S), which yields MPSSSSSAHEPKVLHFTPVTPGYRHVPKGNIYITKNCRLLTHAAKQPLYVVVDKRDRTLGIRCPDRIYRQVLSSYHETAPKRAQAVQKRDALIEDKFEAIILKLFPKTPKESIPVIVKHAVKKRSGRVGRSTKIGELEDKVMLAVRAHIRHVHTDYETLLREGVNREEARQRVWERVNEVAKEWGATTGSLFRKRADSARGKTVSRDRPTGAAPDTGKKRLHRPVMTKRVQVTAPETASPLDQSATEPPGRKQKKRRGRYTRFLERKARGGVMAISPDRVRVTRRMTRQSLEKSSAEANDGVEVIEISSDEDGDEDGDVLEDDPIKVFIVDNDDEEALAVFSVDEDTSDNDYESDDSGWSGKS from the coding sequence atgccttcttcctcaagtAGCGCCCACGAGCCGAAAGTTTTACACTTTACCCCTGTTACACCTGGGTATCGCCACGTCCCAAAAGGCAACATCTACATTACAAAAAACTGCCGGTTACTTACCCATGCCGCCAAACAACCTTTGTATGTCGTTGTTGATAAGCGCGATCGAACCCTCGGAATTCGCTGTCCAGATCGCATTTACCGCCAAGTGCTCTCCTCCTATCACGAAACCGCACCCAAGCGAGCCCAGGCGGTACAGAAGCGGGACGCGCTGATCGAGGATAAGTTCGAGGCTATCATCCTCAAATTATTCCCCAAGACACCAAAAGAGTCGATCCCGGTCATCGTCAAGCATGCCGTCAAGAAGAGAAGCGGGAGGGTAGGTAGGAGCACAAAGATAGGAGAGTTGGAGGATAAGGTCATGCTGGCCGTGCGAGCACATATCAGGCATGTTCACACAGATTACGAAACGTTGTTGAGAGAAGGCGTGAACAGGGAGGAGGCCAGGCAAAGGGTTTGGGAGAGAGTCAATGAGGTCGCAAAGGAGTGGGGGGCTACCACGGGAAGCCTCTTCCGAAAGAGGGCAGATAGCGCAAGGGGAAAAACGGTGAGTAGGGATAGGCCGACTGGAGCAGCACCAGAtacggggaagaagaggctaCATCGCCCAGTCATGACAAAGAGGGTACAGGTCACTGCTCCGGAAACAGCCTCGCCACTAGACCAGAGTGCGACAGAGCCACCAGGAAGGAAGCAAAAGaagcggagggggagataCACCCGGTTCCTGGAAAGGAAGGCGAGGGGCGGTGTTATGGCGATTTCACCAGACAGGGTGCGCGTTACACGGCGAATGACGAGACAGTCCTTGGAAAAGTCCAGCGCGGAAGCAAACGATGGAGTCGAGGTTATAGAAATCTCTTcggacgaggatggcgacgaggatggcgatgTTTTGGAAGACGACCCCATTAAGGTCTTCATCGTTGAtaacgacgacgaggaagctTTGGCTGTTTTCTCTGTCGATGAAGACACAAGCGACAATGACTATGAGAGCGATGACAGTGGCTGGAGTGGGAAGTCTTGA
- the SCD1 gene encoding Scytalone dehydratase (COG:E; EggNog:ENOG503P16B) yields the protein MAQQKKQQITFEDYLGVTEAAFEWADSYDSKDWDRLRRCIAPTLRIDYRSFLDKIWEAMPAEEFISMISDKSVLGNPLLRTQHFIGGASKWEKVSDDEIIGYHQLRVPHQVYTDSSLSKVEVKGHAHSHNTHYYKKVNGVWKFAGLNPNIRWFEYDFDKVFASGRDNFGEH from the exons ATGGCCCAacagaagaagcagcagatTACCTTTGAGG ATTACCTCGGTGTGACTGAGGCTGCGTTTGAGTGGGCTGACAGCTACGACTCCAAGGACTGGGACCGTCTGCGAAGATGCATTGCTCCCACCCTGCGG ATTGACTACCGGTCGTTCCTCgacaagatctgggaggccaTGCCGGCCGAGGAGTTCATCAGCATGATTTCGGACAAGTCAGTGTTGGGCAACCCCCTTCTGCGCACGCAGCACTTCATTGGCGGTGCCAGCAAGTGGGAGAAAGTGTCCGACGACGAGATTATTGGCTACCATCAGCTCCGCGTGCCGCACCAAGTCTACACAGACTCGTCCCTGTCCAAGGTGGAGGTCAAGGGCCACGCTCACAGCCACAACACTCACTACTACAAGAAGGTCAATGGCGTATGGAAGTTTGCCGGGCTGAACCCCAACATCCGGTGGTTCGAGTATGACTTTGACAAGGTGTTTGCAAGTGGTCGTGACAACTTTGGTGAGCACTGA